A single window of Pseudarthrobacter defluvii DNA harbors:
- a CDS encoding TMEM175 family protein, which translates to MNKNRLEAFSDGVLAIIITIMVLELHTPEEPTWAGVAAILPTLFTYLLSFVYVGIYWNNHHHMIHLASRVNGAILWANLHLLFWLSLFPFTTRWMDESGFLQVPVLLYGINLLSAAIAYFILERRLIAVQGNDGALARAVGKDWKGKASPLIYLLGIALTLVQPLLGVAVFTVVALIWLVPDRRVEHFVVKAHEDTAG; encoded by the coding sequence GTGAACAAGAACCGGCTTGAAGCCTTCAGCGACGGCGTACTGGCGATCATCATCACCATCATGGTGCTGGAACTGCACACGCCGGAGGAACCAACATGGGCAGGCGTCGCGGCCATCCTGCCCACCCTCTTCACCTACCTCCTGAGCTTCGTGTACGTGGGGATTTACTGGAACAACCACCACCACATGATCCACCTCGCCAGCCGGGTGAACGGCGCCATCCTCTGGGCCAACCTGCACCTGCTGTTCTGGCTGTCCCTGTTCCCATTCACCACGCGGTGGATGGATGAGTCGGGCTTCCTGCAGGTGCCTGTGCTGCTGTACGGCATCAACCTGCTGAGCGCCGCAATCGCCTACTTCATCCTGGAACGGCGGCTGATCGCAGTGCAGGGCAATGATGGGGCCCTGGCCCGGGCTGTGGGGAAGGACTGGAAGGGCAAAGCCTCTCCGCTGATCTACCTCCTGGGGATCGCCCTCACCCTGGTCCAGCCGCTGCTGGGAGTCGCCGTCTTCACCGTCGTCGCGCTGATCTGGCTCGTTCCGGACCGGCGCGTGGAACACTTCGTCGTCAAGGCGCACGAGGACACCGCCGGCTAG
- a CDS encoding nuclear transport factor 2 family protein, translating to MSEREDFLQWVRTSLHDAEVALHNGDANPRRAIWSRIEPVSILGAFRNAYGLEEVEEIFRFLEDSFSNCTSWELEVQSCDVLGDMAYTAGIERISFRRDGNPTNLTLRATQIYRREDGQWKVAHRHADVVAG from the coding sequence ATGAGTGAGCGCGAAGACTTCCTTCAGTGGGTCCGGACGAGCCTGCATGACGCGGAAGTCGCTCTCCACAACGGCGACGCCAATCCCCGGCGCGCCATCTGGTCGCGCATTGAGCCGGTGAGCATCCTGGGAGCCTTCCGCAACGCGTACGGGCTCGAAGAAGTCGAGGAGATTTTTCGGTTTCTGGAAGACAGCTTTTCCAACTGCACGTCATGGGAGTTGGAGGTGCAGTCGTGCGACGTCCTTGGGGATATGGCCTACACCGCGGGCATCGAGCGCATCTCCTTCCGCAGGGACGGCAATCCGACCAACCTCACGCTCCGGGCGACGCAGATATACCGGCGTGAGGATGGCCAGTGGAAGGTAGCCCACCGGCATGCTGATGTAGTTGCAGGGTGA
- a CDS encoding GmrSD restriction endonuclease domain-containing protein, with translation MSGHTSLPNTLPASGTRWTAAVVLSALFAIFGANLPAVAAGSTTTAEQGTVQAADLLETLPVKGRAPKTGYERSLFGPTWADVDQNGCDTRNDILNRDLTDITYVNSVPCTVKTGVLADPYTGTVIDFVRGTTTSSAVQIDHVVALSDAWQKGAQQLTTEQRTAFANDPLNLQATDGPTNQQKGDGDAATWLPPAKGFRCEYVARQVAVKARYSLWVTQAEHDAIAGILAGCPGQPAPTIVQPASTTTTVYYANCAEAVAAGAAPLYAGNPGYRAGLDGDGDGVACEG, from the coding sequence ATGTCCGGCCACACGTCCTTGCCCAACACGTTGCCTGCGTCCGGCACCCGCTGGACTGCCGCCGTCGTTCTTTCCGCCCTGTTTGCGATCTTCGGCGCGAACCTGCCTGCGGTCGCCGCGGGCAGCACCACCACGGCCGAGCAGGGAACAGTCCAGGCTGCGGACCTGCTGGAAACCCTCCCCGTGAAGGGACGCGCGCCCAAGACCGGATACGAGCGTTCACTGTTCGGGCCGACGTGGGCGGACGTGGACCAGAACGGCTGCGACACCCGCAACGACATCCTCAACCGGGACCTGACGGACATCACCTACGTCAACAGCGTCCCCTGCACGGTCAAGACCGGGGTGCTGGCAGATCCCTACACGGGCACTGTGATTGATTTCGTCCGCGGCACCACCACCAGCAGCGCCGTGCAGATCGACCACGTGGTGGCGCTCAGTGACGCCTGGCAGAAAGGTGCCCAGCAGCTGACCACGGAGCAGCGGACCGCATTCGCCAACGACCCGCTCAACCTGCAGGCCACGGACGGGCCCACCAACCAGCAAAAGGGCGACGGCGACGCCGCCACCTGGCTGCCGCCAGCCAAGGGCTTCCGCTGCGAGTACGTGGCACGGCAGGTGGCGGTCAAGGCGCGGTACAGCCTGTGGGTGACGCAGGCCGAGCACGACGCGATCGCCGGGATCCTCGCGGGCTGCCCCGGCCAGCCGGCACCCACTATCGTGCAGCCGGCTTCCACAACCACCACCGTCTACTACGCCAACTGTGCCGAGGCGGTGGCCGCGGGAGCTGCACCGCTCTACGCCGGCAACCCGGGGTACCGCGCGGGCCTGGACGGCGACGGCGACGGGGTGGCCTGCGAGGGCTGA
- a CDS encoding DNA alkylation repair protein — MAETTTGGQLGEVMAELAALEDARVREANEKRGDHHGVNLGRLRAVAKRLKTQQDLAVPLWGSGDTAARLLALLVCRPKAFGRDELDGMLREARDPKVHDWLVNYVVKKSPHAEELRVDWLADPDPVVASAGWALTSERVVKKPQGLELVALLDTIEAEMKDAPDRLQWAMNTCLAQIGIEHAEHRARALGIGERLEVLRDYPTPPGCTSPFAPAWISEMVRRKGE; from the coding sequence ATGGCGGAAACGACGACGGGTGGGCAGCTTGGGGAGGTCATGGCCGAGCTGGCAGCCCTTGAGGATGCCAGGGTCCGCGAGGCGAACGAGAAACGCGGCGACCACCACGGCGTGAATCTGGGCCGCCTGCGCGCGGTTGCCAAGCGGCTGAAGACACAGCAGGACCTGGCTGTCCCGCTGTGGGGGTCCGGTGACACGGCGGCGCGGCTGTTGGCTCTTTTGGTTTGCCGGCCCAAGGCGTTTGGACGTGACGAGCTGGACGGGATGCTGCGGGAGGCTCGCGACCCGAAAGTCCACGACTGGCTGGTGAACTACGTGGTGAAAAAGAGCCCGCACGCGGAAGAGTTGCGCGTCGACTGGCTGGCTGACCCGGACCCGGTGGTGGCCAGCGCGGGCTGGGCCCTGACGTCCGAGCGTGTGGTCAAGAAGCCCCAGGGCCTGGAGCTGGTCGCCCTGCTGGACACCATCGAGGCAGAAATGAAGGACGCCCCGGACCGCCTCCAGTGGGCGATGAACACGTGCCTGGCGCAGATTGGGATCGAGCACGCGGAGCACAGGGCGCGTGCCCTCGGCATCGGGGAGCGGCTGGAGGTGCTGAGGGATTACCCCACGCCTCCGGGCTGCACGTCACCGTTCGCACCGGCGTGGATCAGCGAGATGGTGCGGCGCAAGGGGGAGTAG
- a CDS encoding nuclear transport factor 2 family protein produces the protein MGAQENGALVRRGYEAFSAGDMDTLRDLFAEDAVWHVGGTGPLSGDKKGRDAILAYFGELFTRSNGSMRVTVEDVAPGDRYTVGVQFSHAERDGKTMDQRQVIVFSIADGKVTEGTEMQENTATVSDFWS, from the coding sequence ATGGGAGCACAGGAAAACGGCGCACTGGTTCGGCGGGGCTATGAGGCGTTCAGCGCAGGCGACATGGACACGCTCAGGGACCTGTTTGCTGAAGACGCCGTATGGCATGTTGGCGGCACGGGTCCGTTGTCGGGAGATAAGAAGGGCCGGGACGCGATCCTGGCCTACTTCGGCGAACTCTTTACGCGGTCCAACGGGTCGATGAGGGTCACGGTGGAGGACGTGGCCCCAGGTGACAGGTATACGGTCGGCGTCCAGTTTTCGCACGCGGAGCGCGACGGCAAGACCATGGACCAGCGGCAGGTCATCGTGTTCAGCATTGCCGACGGCAAAGTCACGGAGGGCACAGAAATGCAGGAGAACACCGCCACGGTGTCTGATTTCTGGTCCTGA
- a CDS encoding TerC family protein: MQVTPLVWIITIAVTILFFVYEFFAHVRKPHEPSIGESARWSAFYIGLALVFGVGIGVGSGWTFGGEYFAGYLTEKALSVDNLFVFLIVMTGFAVPKKYQQKVLMVGIIIALILRGGFIAIGATLIENFSWVFYIFGALLLFLAYRQAFGGHDANPADGKFMQLVRRVLPVTPEYHGDRLTVKQDGKRFVTPMLLTIIAIGFVDLIFAVDSIPAIYGLTSEAYIVFTANAFALMGLRQLFFLIGGLLERLVYLAQGLAVILAFIGVKLVFHALHVNELPFINSGQPLLWVPEIPIWLSLLFIGATILVATVASLVKTRRPAAAAVARDRDAAALAPDADVPAGEDTDSTAGTRR; the protein is encoded by the coding sequence ATGCAGGTAACACCCCTCGTCTGGATCATCACCATTGCCGTGACAATCCTGTTCTTCGTGTACGAGTTCTTCGCCCACGTCCGCAAGCCCCACGAACCGTCCATCGGTGAGTCGGCCCGCTGGTCGGCGTTCTACATCGGACTCGCGCTCGTGTTCGGCGTCGGGATCGGCGTGGGCTCGGGATGGACGTTCGGCGGTGAGTACTTCGCCGGCTACCTCACCGAAAAAGCCCTGTCCGTAGATAACCTGTTCGTCTTCCTCATCGTGATGACAGGCTTCGCCGTTCCTAAGAAATACCAGCAGAAAGTGCTGATGGTGGGCATCATCATCGCCCTCATCCTCCGCGGCGGGTTCATCGCCATCGGCGCCACCCTGATCGAAAACTTCTCCTGGGTGTTCTACATCTTCGGCGCCCTGCTGCTCTTCCTCGCCTACCGGCAGGCGTTCGGCGGCCACGACGCCAACCCGGCGGACGGCAAGTTCATGCAGCTCGTCCGCCGCGTCCTGCCGGTCACCCCGGAGTACCACGGGGACCGGCTCACCGTGAAGCAGGACGGCAAGCGCTTCGTGACGCCGATGCTGCTCACCATCATCGCCATCGGCTTCGTGGACCTGATCTTCGCCGTCGACTCCATTCCCGCGATCTACGGCCTGACCAGCGAGGCGTACATCGTCTTCACCGCCAACGCCTTCGCGCTGATGGGCCTGCGGCAGCTGTTCTTCCTCATCGGGGGACTGCTGGAACGCCTGGTGTACCTCGCCCAGGGCCTGGCCGTCATCCTCGCGTTCATCGGCGTGAAGCTGGTGTTCCACGCCCTGCACGTCAACGAGCTCCCCTTCATCAACAGTGGGCAGCCGCTCCTCTGGGTGCCCGAGATCCCCATCTGGCTCTCGCTGCTGTTCATCGGCGCCACCATCCTGGTGGCCACGGTGGCCAGCCTGGTCAAGACCCGCAGGCCTGCGGCCGCAGCCGTGGCCCGTGACCGGGACGCGGCAGCCCTGGCCCCCGATGCGGATGTACCCGCCGGCGAAGACACGGACTCCACGGCCGGGACCCGGCGGTAG
- a CDS encoding MFS transporter small subunit produces the protein MSTVSDHGGRQAPVNTSTGKLVVGWALVGVPLAYGVYETLTRVAALFG, from the coding sequence ATGAGCACAGTATCTGACCACGGCGGCCGCCAGGCGCCCGTCAACACCTCTACCGGGAAGCTCGTCGTGGGCTGGGCGCTGGTGGGAGTACCCCTGGCCTACGGCGTGTACGAGACCCTGACCCGGGTGGCGGCGCTGTTCGGATAG
- a CDS encoding DUF1295 domain-containing protein, with the protein MNEKSRKALISTVIAVVVAVLIALAGSQGGSRIGSVPVFALGVAVAFVIQWLVFIPSYKAQTEKFYDLTGALTYISITVFLVLASPGVDARGLLLAAMVVLWAARLGSFLFLRISKHGKDDRFDELKPDFFRFLNTWTLQGLWVVLTAALAWVAITSDTKVGLDWFFWVGLLVWAGGITIETVADLQKTRFKDDPANKGRFISTGLWSRSRHPNYFGEITLWVGVAVIALPVLQGWQWAALVSPVFVALLLIRGSGVPPLEEKADRKWGGRADYEAYKKNTPVLVPKLK; encoded by the coding sequence GTGAACGAAAAGAGCCGCAAAGCGCTCATCAGTACTGTTATTGCCGTGGTGGTGGCGGTGCTCATCGCCCTCGCCGGAAGCCAGGGCGGATCCAGGATTGGCAGTGTGCCGGTGTTCGCGTTGGGTGTTGCCGTCGCCTTCGTGATCCAGTGGCTGGTGTTCATTCCCTCCTACAAGGCGCAGACGGAGAAGTTCTACGACCTCACCGGCGCCCTCACCTACATCTCCATCACGGTGTTCCTGGTGCTGGCGTCGCCGGGGGTGGATGCCCGTGGCCTGCTGTTGGCGGCCATGGTGGTGCTGTGGGCCGCGCGGCTGGGCAGCTTCCTGTTTTTGCGGATCAGCAAGCACGGCAAGGACGACAGGTTTGATGAGCTCAAGCCGGACTTCTTCCGCTTCCTGAACACCTGGACCCTCCAGGGCCTGTGGGTGGTGCTCACCGCGGCGCTCGCATGGGTGGCCATCACTTCGGACACGAAAGTGGGCCTGGACTGGTTCTTCTGGGTGGGCCTGCTGGTGTGGGCCGGGGGCATCACCATCGAGACGGTCGCGGACCTGCAGAAGACGCGCTTCAAGGACGACCCCGCCAACAAGGGCCGTTTCATCAGCACCGGCCTCTGGTCCAGGTCCCGCCATCCCAACTACTTCGGCGAGATCACCCTGTGGGTGGGCGTGGCCGTCATCGCCCTTCCCGTGCTGCAGGGCTGGCAGTGGGCGGCGCTGGTCTCTCCGGTGTTCGTGGCCCTGCTGCTCATCAGGGGCAGCGGCGTGCCGCCCCTGGAGGAAAAGGCGGACAGGAAGTGGGGCGGCCGGGCCGACTATGAGGCGTACAAGAAGAACACCCCGGTGCTGGTACCCAAACTGAAGTAG
- a CDS encoding GYD domain-containing protein produces the protein MPKYLFEATYVGQGIKGLMQEGGTARREALTEALKSVGGTLESFYYAFGYYDVLGVFEVPDDASAAALSLLINSSGNVNVRLKPLLTVEDIDEAAKKTPSYRAPGK, from the coding sequence ATGCCGAAGTATCTGTTTGAAGCGACGTACGTGGGCCAGGGCATCAAGGGGCTCATGCAGGAAGGCGGCACCGCACGGCGCGAGGCCCTGACGGAGGCCCTGAAATCCGTGGGCGGAACGCTGGAGAGCTTCTACTACGCCTTCGGCTACTACGACGTCCTGGGCGTTTTCGAGGTGCCGGACGATGCGAGCGCGGCAGCACTGTCGCTGCTCATCAACTCCAGCGGAAACGTCAACGTCCGTCTGAAGCCGCTTCTGACTGTGGAGGATATCGACGAGGCCGCCAAGAAGACGCCGTCGTACCGGGCGCCCGGCAAGTAG
- a CDS encoding DUF2306 domain-containing protein — MRTDNARFFDSPVPVLIHIPTVTLYLVLGAFQFVPSLRRGNRGRASWHKLAGRILVPAGLLAALSASPQKGADPLRQRSDPTRPAAVVNCATPPCAAPSR; from the coding sequence GTGCGGACGGACAACGCCAGGTTCTTCGATTCACCCGTCCCGGTGCTGATCCACATCCCCACGGTCACCCTCTACCTGGTGCTGGGCGCATTTCAGTTCGTTCCCTCGCTGCGCCGGGGCAACCGCGGCAGGGCGAGTTGGCACAAACTCGCCGGCCGCATCCTGGTTCCCGCGGGCCTGCTGGCCGCCCTGTCAGCTTCCCCCCAAAAAGGTGCCGATCCCCTTCGGCAACGCTCCGATCCTACCCGCCCCGCCGCCGTCGTAAACTGCGCTACTCCCCCTTGCGCCGCACCATCTCGCTGA
- a CDS encoding PEP/pyruvate-binding domain-containing protein has translation MKYVNGLGDVRPGDIAEAGGKAVGLGGLIQAGLPAPPGFVLTTDAYTAFVTDNNLGQAIQELAAALPSQATTEDYEHASALIRTLFSKGAMPSDIEAGLKDAYELLGGGNTAVSVRSSATAEDLASASFAGQQETYLNVRGMQALAKAVIDCWASLWTARAMSYRAREGVLPDQVRLAVVVQQMVEAEAAGVMFTANPANGRRDQTAISAAWGLGEAVVSGAVTTDDLTVDTATGKVLSRQTADKELMTVPTAEGTAEQKVAEARRRAPVLDDTAAAELAGFGRRIADHFGAPQDIEWARADGQFFLLQSRPVTALPEPAADVPTEWPVPYPKGLYFRASIVEQMPEPLSPLFADLIDGSVSRSISALMNDALGQHSLREGDVRFPTVNGYAYYYYRTWPMLRMTARTVPAMRALFRGTAHMGMAGWRDYSHPRYERTIKDWSAKPPSGLPGAELLAGVQALLDAGTVYYTAVQSVIPMADMSELSFRGFYRTVRRDGDPPAQDFLLGFDSEPIRAEKSLYDLAGWARSDPSLVTALVEQPTAELARCLRTGSAPAGVDDALWQEWRITFQEHLALYGHAVYNLDFATPVPADDPTAQLETVKFYLRAQGTDPHERQRLLTERRESLTREMASRLGPRRRALFFRLLKWAQETAPLREDALADVGLAWPLLRRMLLELGRRLVSSGVIGSADDVFWLRFQELHSAVEFGLADVGAGVSLAGASRPVRAAAVEERRMLWRGQSKASAPQMLPQKAWMEKAFGSMMPAGPQHQAGDVIKGAAASSGRVTAPARVVRGPEDFGRMQPGEVLVARMTTPAWTPLFAMASAVVTDVGGPLSHSSIVAREYGIPAVLGTGVATQRLAGGQKVRVDGDAGTVTIERTAQPAGG, from the coding sequence ATGAAGTACGTCAACGGCCTGGGAGACGTACGCCCCGGTGACATTGCCGAAGCCGGCGGCAAGGCGGTGGGCCTCGGCGGCCTGATCCAGGCCGGCCTTCCGGCCCCGCCCGGGTTCGTCCTCACCACAGACGCGTACACGGCGTTCGTCACCGACAACAACCTTGGGCAGGCCATCCAGGAGCTGGCGGCCGCACTTCCGTCCCAGGCAACCACGGAGGATTATGAGCACGCCTCCGCACTGATCCGGACCCTGTTCAGCAAAGGCGCCATGCCGTCGGACATCGAAGCCGGCCTGAAGGACGCCTACGAACTCCTCGGCGGTGGAAACACGGCGGTGTCCGTCCGCTCCTCCGCCACCGCCGAGGACCTCGCCTCAGCCAGCTTCGCCGGCCAGCAGGAAACCTACCTGAACGTCCGCGGCATGCAGGCGCTCGCCAAGGCCGTGATCGACTGCTGGGCCTCGCTCTGGACAGCGCGCGCCATGTCCTACCGCGCCCGCGAAGGTGTGCTGCCGGACCAGGTGCGTCTCGCCGTCGTGGTCCAGCAGATGGTGGAGGCCGAGGCCGCCGGGGTGATGTTCACCGCCAACCCCGCCAACGGTCGGCGCGACCAGACGGCGATCAGCGCGGCGTGGGGCCTGGGCGAGGCCGTGGTGAGTGGGGCGGTCACCACCGACGACCTGACCGTGGACACCGCAACCGGCAAGGTCCTCTCCCGGCAGACAGCGGACAAGGAACTCATGACCGTCCCCACGGCAGAGGGAACGGCCGAGCAAAAGGTGGCGGAAGCCCGCCGTCGTGCGCCCGTCCTGGACGATACCGCGGCGGCGGAACTTGCCGGCTTCGGACGGCGGATCGCTGACCACTTCGGCGCACCGCAGGACATCGAATGGGCTCGCGCCGACGGCCAGTTCTTCCTGCTCCAGTCGCGGCCCGTCACCGCGCTGCCCGAGCCCGCGGCCGACGTCCCCACCGAATGGCCTGTCCCCTACCCCAAGGGCCTCTACTTCCGGGCGAGCATCGTGGAACAGATGCCGGAACCGCTCTCCCCGCTCTTCGCCGACCTCATCGACGGCTCCGTGTCCCGCTCGATATCGGCCCTGATGAACGACGCGCTTGGCCAACATTCCCTCCGTGAAGGAGACGTCCGGTTCCCCACCGTCAACGGCTACGCCTATTACTACTACCGCACCTGGCCCATGCTGCGAATGACGGCTAGGACGGTCCCTGCGATGCGGGCGCTGTTCCGCGGCACGGCGCACATGGGCATGGCCGGCTGGCGGGACTATTCCCATCCACGCTACGAACGCACCATCAAGGACTGGTCCGCGAAACCGCCGTCCGGGCTTCCCGGCGCGGAGCTGCTGGCGGGCGTGCAGGCCCTCCTGGACGCCGGCACCGTCTACTACACCGCGGTCCAGTCCGTCATTCCGATGGCCGACATGAGCGAGCTCTCCTTCCGGGGCTTCTACAGGACCGTCCGGCGCGACGGCGATCCGCCCGCACAAGACTTCCTGCTCGGCTTCGACAGCGAACCCATCCGAGCCGAAAAGTCACTGTACGACCTCGCCGGGTGGGCGCGCAGCGATCCGTCGCTGGTTACCGCACTGGTGGAACAGCCGACGGCGGAACTCGCCAGGTGCCTGCGGACCGGTTCCGCGCCGGCAGGGGTGGATGACGCGCTGTGGCAGGAATGGCGCATCACCTTCCAGGAGCATCTGGCCCTCTACGGGCATGCGGTCTACAACCTGGACTTCGCCACCCCGGTCCCGGCCGACGACCCCACGGCCCAGCTGGAGACCGTGAAGTTCTACCTGCGCGCGCAGGGCACCGACCCGCATGAGCGGCAGCGGCTGCTCACCGAGCGCAGGGAGTCGCTGACGCGGGAGATGGCTTCACGGCTGGGTCCGCGGCGCCGGGCCCTGTTCTTCCGTCTGCTGAAGTGGGCACAGGAAACGGCTCCGCTCCGCGAGGACGCGCTCGCCGACGTCGGACTCGCCTGGCCGCTGCTGCGGCGCATGCTGCTGGAACTCGGCCGGCGGCTGGTGTCCTCGGGCGTAATCGGCTCTGCTGATGACGTGTTCTGGCTGCGCTTCCAGGAGCTTCATAGCGCGGTGGAGTTTGGGCTCGCGGACGTTGGTGCGGGCGTTTCGCTTGCCGGAGCCTCCCGTCCAGTCCGGGCTGCCGCCGTCGAGGAGCGGAGGATGCTGTGGCGGGGCCAGTCGAAGGCGTCCGCCCCGCAGATGCTGCCCCAGAAGGCGTGGATGGAGAAGGCGTTCGGTTCGATGATGCCGGCGGGGCCGCAGCACCAGGCCGGGGACGTGATCAAGGGCGCAGCCGCCAGTTCCGGCCGGGTGACCGCACCGGCACGGGTTGTGCGGGGTCCGGAGGACTTCGGCCGGATGCAGCCCGGCGAGGTGCTGGTGGCGCGCATGACCACTCCGGCATGGACCCCGCTGTTCGCGATGGCCTCCGCCGTGGTGACGGACGTCGGCGGCCCGCTGAGCCACAGCTCCATCGTGGCGCGTGAGTACGGCATTCCTGCTGTCCTGGGAACCGGGGTGGCGACGCAGCGGCTGGCCGGCGGCCAGAAGGTGCGTGTGGATGGCGACGCCGGGACGGTCACGATCGAGCGCACCGCCCAACCCGCCGGAGGTTGA
- a CDS encoding DUF998 domain-containing protein, giving the protein MSVAGGRLPRRRRAVPFEGQGSDALRTGLLAAGPLSSLLYVVFTDGIAASQWAGYRRAEQMVSELFAVGSPGYGVTAPFTWVYTVLFTAFGVGAWISTRGHRALRIAAGLLIAYGLWNIMGAVFPLRLGDDSSIPMHIVATNIQLALMVAAMCFVAAGFRGWMRIYSIVSLAMSALMGMVAFMAVPGPNLMLGISERISIGAFLLWVAVLAVVLWRRPAFWKRTTAAGSKAAAS; this is encoded by the coding sequence ATGTCAGTTGCAGGCGGGCGGCTTCCGCGACGCCGGCGGGCTGTGCCGTTCGAGGGCCAAGGCAGTGACGCCCTGCGCACCGGCCTTCTCGCCGCGGGGCCATTATCGTCGCTGCTCTATGTCGTCTTCACCGACGGCATCGCCGCCTCCCAGTGGGCAGGCTACCGCCGTGCCGAGCAGATGGTGAGCGAGCTGTTCGCGGTCGGCTCCCCCGGCTACGGAGTCACCGCCCCGTTCACCTGGGTCTACACAGTGTTGTTCACAGCCTTCGGCGTGGGCGCCTGGATCTCTACCCGCGGCCACCGCGCCCTGCGCATCGCCGCCGGACTGCTCATCGCGTATGGGCTCTGGAACATCATGGGCGCCGTCTTCCCGCTCCGGCTGGGCGACGACAGTTCCATCCCCATGCACATCGTCGCCACCAATATCCAGCTCGCCCTGATGGTCGCCGCGATGTGCTTCGTCGCAGCCGGATTCCGCGGCTGGATGCGGATCTACTCCATCGTCTCGCTCGCAATGTCAGCGCTCATGGGTATGGTCGCGTTCATGGCAGTACCGGGACCAAACCTCATGCTGGGCATCAGCGAGCGCATCAGCATCGGCGCATTCCTCCTGTGGGTGGCGGTGCTCGCGGTAGTGCTGTGGAGGCGGCCAGCGTTTTGGAAGCGGACGACGGCGGCGGGCAGCAAGGCGGCAGCGTCATGA
- a CDS encoding prenyltransferase/squalene oxidase repeat-containing protein gives MAMDQALLNWLLDSDPALKWQVERDLAADPPEQWEATRSRLGTEGFGAELLSHQDPDGQWAGGAYFPADFDFNGPEAAEGAGQPYTATTWSLNTLREWGLDADVLAGTADKLAASSRWEYEDLPYWDGEVDCCINAFTLSNGAWLGADVARIAQWLVEHQQPDGGWNCEWVDGSTRSSVHSTINSLKGLLYYESATGGPGELQAARRRGEEYLLERRLLYRQSTGELVAPWVTRLAYPFRWFYSGLHALDYFRAAALHDGAAPDPRLGDAIEQVRSARQPDGTWLQERRLPGRVWFEMDVPPGEPSKWLTFHAIRALEWWDGDGRPEGT, from the coding sequence ATGGCCATGGACCAAGCGCTGCTGAACTGGCTGCTCGATTCCGACCCTGCCCTCAAGTGGCAGGTGGAACGGGACCTTGCGGCCGACCCGCCGGAGCAGTGGGAGGCCACCCGGAGCCGCCTCGGGACCGAAGGGTTCGGCGCGGAGCTCCTGTCCCATCAGGACCCGGACGGGCAGTGGGCCGGCGGCGCCTACTTTCCCGCAGACTTCGACTTCAATGGACCCGAAGCCGCGGAAGGCGCAGGCCAGCCCTACACCGCCACCACCTGGTCCCTGAACACGCTGCGGGAGTGGGGGCTGGACGCGGACGTGCTCGCCGGGACCGCGGACAAGCTCGCCGCCAGCAGCCGGTGGGAGTATGAGGACCTGCCGTACTGGGACGGCGAGGTGGACTGCTGCATCAACGCTTTCACCCTCTCCAACGGCGCGTGGCTCGGAGCGGATGTGGCCAGGATCGCGCAATGGCTCGTGGAGCACCAACAGCCCGACGGCGGCTGGAACTGCGAGTGGGTTGACGGGTCCACGCGGTCCTCGGTCCACTCAACGATCAACTCCCTCAAGGGCCTGCTGTACTACGAGTCTGCGACAGGAGGCCCTGGCGAGCTGCAGGCTGCCCGGCGCCGCGGCGAGGAGTACCTGCTGGAACGCCGCCTGCTGTACCGACAGTCAACGGGGGAACTTGTGGCGCCTTGGGTGACGCGGCTGGCCTACCCGTTCCGGTGGTTCTACAGCGGGCTGCACGCCCTGGACTACTTCCGGGCCGCGGCCCTGCACGACGGCGCCGCCCCGGACCCGCGCCTGGGGGATGCGATCGAACAAGTCCGCTCCGCCCGGCAGCCCGACGGGACCTGGCTCCAGGAGCGCCGCCTCCCCGGCCGAGTGTGGTTTGAGATGGATGTGCCGCCGGGTGAGCCGTCCAAGTGGCTGACCTTCCACGCCATCCGGGCGCTGGAGTGGTGGGACGGCGACGGCCGCCCGGAAGGAACCTAA
- a CDS encoding DUF2177 family protein produces the protein MNPRIRNWLTAYGVTALIFAVLDVAWILLVASPLYQSQIGGLLAPKANLMGAVLFYVIFVAGMVHFGVRPHHPKASVRQRVTGAALFGFFTYATWALTGFAVLKDFTALVAVTDILWGTVACSLVTWVSATVLRRRLTNHAGA, from the coding sequence ATGAACCCCCGCATCAGGAACTGGCTGACCGCCTACGGAGTCACTGCCCTGATCTTCGCCGTGCTGGACGTGGCGTGGATCCTGCTGGTGGCCAGCCCGCTGTACCAGAGCCAGATCGGCGGGCTGCTGGCGCCCAAGGCGAACCTGATGGGGGCGGTGCTGTTCTACGTCATCTTCGTGGCGGGCATGGTGCATTTCGGCGTCCGGCCGCATCACCCGAAAGCCTCCGTGCGGCAGCGGGTCACGGGCGCGGCGCTGTTCGGGTTCTTCACTTACGCCACCTGGGCACTGACCGGATTTGCCGTGCTCAAGGACTTCACCGCTCTGGTGGCCGTGACGGACATCCTCTGGGGTACCGTGGCTTGCAGCCTGGTCACGTGGGTCAGCGCCACAGTCCTGCGCCGCCGGCTCACGAACCATGCGGGGGCCTGA